The window TCAAGATCCAAATGTTGGTCAATGTTGGATTTTTGTTGTTATTGATTTGTGTTCTCCGTTTCTGCAATCGGGACGGTGTACTCCAAAAAGGTCGGGTTGCCGTCTTCATCATCGCCTGCATAAAATCGGAATACATAGTCTTTGGTGTAAATTACATTAAATTTTAAGGTGGCTACAACTTCTTCTACAGCTTGTGTACATACAGTGTCCTCATCGGTGAGCACAGAGCCTACCACGACAACGTCGCGACCGGTTTCTGCGGTTTGTGACACATTAAAGCCTTCAAAAAAGGTACAGCCATTTGGCCTTAGGTAGGTTACTTCAATATCGTAGGTTTCCCCAAACTCGAACGATTCGGGCATTTGGGCCTCGACCGTGGTCAGCGAGGTAAAGTAAAAATTGGGGGAATCATCGTCCACCTCACAGGAGATGAACCATGAGCATGCCACAATCAATAAGAAGGGCATCAGCACTTTTTTCATAATTAATCCTTTTCCCCTAAGATGTATGGTATACACAAGGGTTGCGTAGGATTTGAAAAGGCCAATGTCAATCTACCAGAAAAATCGATAAAAAAGTTTACTGGTTTACTGCGGCAATGGCTTCTTTGATCTTGGCTTCCAATTCTTCTGCAAGCTCTGGATTGTCCAACAAGAGCGATTTTACGGCATCCCGCCCTTGTCCAAGTTTAGTGTCGCCATAACTGAACCAAGAACCACTTTTCTTCACGATTTCGTAGGCCACTCCCAAATCGAGGATTTCCCCGATCTTGGAAATTCCTTCTCCGTACATAATGTCGAATTCAGCCGTTTTGAAGGGAGGTGCCACTTTGTTTTTGACCACCTTTACCCTAGTCTTGTTTCCTTGGACCTCACCGTGCGTATCCTTAATCTGGGTAGACCTTCTAATATCCAATCGCACCGAAGCATAAAATTTTAGGGCGTTACCACCGGTAGTCGTTTCAGGATTACCGAACATGACCCCGATTTTTTCCCGCAACTGGTTGATGAATATTACGGTACATTTTGTTTTGCTGATAGTGGAGGTTAGCTTTCTCAAAGCTTGCGACATGAGCCTCGCATGCAATCCCATTTTGGAATCCCCCATTTCCCCTTCGATTTCACTTTTTGGTGTCAAAGCGGCCACGGAATCCACAATAACAATGTCGATTGCCCCGGAACGGATCAGGTTGTCGGCAATTTCCAAAGCTTGCTCCCCGTGATCGGGTTGGGATATGATCAAGTTGTCGATATCCACCCCTAATTTTTTGGCATAAAAACGGTCGAAAGCGTGTTCAGCATCAATAAAAGCGGCAATACCTCCTGCTTTTTGTGCTTCGGCAATGGCGTGTAAAGTCAGCGTAGTTTTACCCGAGGATTCAGGACCGTAGAT is drawn from Flagellimonas sp. MMG031 and contains these coding sequences:
- the recA gene encoding recombinase RecA yields the protein MSNEKEAKLKALKLTLDKLDKTYGKGAVMKMGDSVVEDVEVIPSGSLGLDIALGVGGYPKGRVVEIYGPESSGKTTLTLHAIAEAQKAGGIAAFIDAEHAFDRFYAKKLGVDIDNLIISQPDHGEQALEIADNLIRSGAIDIVIVDSVAALTPKSEIEGEMGDSKMGLHARLMSQALRKLTSTISKTKCTVIFINQLREKIGVMFGNPETTTGGNALKFYASVRLDIRRSTQIKDTHGEVQGNKTRVKVVKNKVAPPFKTAEFDIMYGEGISKIGEILDLGVAYEIVKKSGSWFSYGDTKLGQGRDAVKSLLLDNPELAEELEAKIKEAIAAVNQ